The following proteins are co-located in the Chryseobacterium daecheongense genome:
- a CDS encoding glycoside hydrolase family 13 protein, producing MKKLYIILALLTGCLAFSQLKTLERVEPAFWWKGMKNPELQLLIYGKNIADYGIELSNGIRIKDIRKVENPNYLFVTINTDEINASEFKINIKRGTENIASYSYELRQRNPNSANRESFTSKDVMYLIMPDRFANGDEKNDSQPDLTEKANRKLPNGRHGGDLRGIINNLDYIQNLGATSVWLTPVTEDNEKVYSYHGYAQTDLYKIDGRYGTNEDYRELSRELNKRNMKLVLDYVTNHWGVSHWMIRDLPTKDWIHWFDQGEKGFYRSNYKTTTQFDTNASDIDTKYALDGWFDKTMPDINQKNPLVLKYLIQNAIWWIEYAELGGFRVDTYPYNDKEAMAKWAKAITDEYPKFNIVGETWLYTAGQISAWQKDSKTGEAAHYNSNLPSVMDFMLYGDLSKAFTEKNGWDSGLIKLYNVFTSDFLYPDIDNVMVFFENHDTERWNEIFNADPDAYKMALTVISTVRGIPQIYYGSEIGMRGDKKKGGDADIRRDFPGGWKSDSQNAFNPSTQTEKQKEFYTFTQKLLNWRKGKEVIHTGKTKNYIPQDNVFVYFRYNEKDSVMVVLNNNKKEQVLDLKRFAESIGTIKKGKDIISGKEFSLQNTITIPAKTSLVIELQK from the coding sequence ATGAAAAAACTATATATAATATTAGCTCTTTTGACAGGTTGCCTTGCTTTTTCCCAGTTGAAAACATTAGAAAGAGTAGAGCCTGCATTTTGGTGGAAAGGGATGAAAAATCCTGAGCTTCAGTTATTGATTTATGGAAAGAACATCGCAGATTATGGGATTGAGCTGTCCAATGGTATTAGAATTAAAGATATCCGGAAAGTTGAGAACCCAAACTATCTCTTCGTTACCATTAATACGGATGAAATTAATGCTTCTGAGTTTAAAATCAACATAAAAAGAGGAACTGAAAATATAGCTTCTTATTCTTATGAACTCAGACAAAGAAATCCCAATTCAGCCAACAGGGAGTCCTTTACCTCTAAAGATGTGATGTATCTGATCATGCCGGATCGTTTTGCTAATGGTGATGAGAAGAACGATTCTCAGCCTGATCTTACTGAAAAAGCAAACAGAAAGCTTCCCAACGGAAGGCATGGTGGCGACCTCCGCGGTATTATCAATAATCTTGATTATATCCAGAATTTAGGTGCTACATCCGTATGGCTAACTCCGGTTACTGAAGATAATGAAAAAGTATATTCTTATCATGGATATGCACAAACAGATCTTTATAAAATCGATGGACGTTATGGTACCAACGAAGATTACCGTGAACTGTCCCGTGAACTTAATAAGCGGAATATGAAACTTGTTTTGGATTATGTTACCAACCACTGGGGAGTTTCACACTGGATGATCAGGGATCTGCCAACCAAAGATTGGATCCATTGGTTTGATCAAGGAGAAAAAGGCTTCTATCGTTCGAATTATAAAACAACGACTCAGTTTGATACCAATGCATCTGATATTGATACAAAATATGCTTTGGATGGATGGTTTGATAAAACAATGCCCGACATCAACCAAAAAAATCCTTTGGTTCTGAAATATCTAATCCAGAATGCAATCTGGTGGATCGAATATGCCGAGCTGGGAGGTTTTCGTGTGGATACCTATCCTTATAACGATAAAGAAGCGATGGCAAAATGGGCAAAAGCCATTACTGATGAATATCCGAAATTTAATATTGTTGGTGAAACGTGGTTATATACAGCCGGTCAGATTTCGGCCTGGCAGAAAGATTCAAAAACAGGAGAAGCTGCTCACTATAATTCCAATTTACCTTCTGTAATGGATTTTATGCTGTATGGTGATCTATCTAAAGCATTTACTGAAAAAAATGGTTGGGATAGCGGGCTGATTAAATTGTATAACGTATTTACCAGTGATTTCCTGTATCCTGATATTGATAATGTGATGGTCTTTTTCGAAAATCATGATACCGAGAGATGGAATGAAATTTTTAATGCTGACCCGGATGCATACAAAATGGCTTTAACAGTAATTTCAACTGTCCGGGGAATTCCGCAAATATATTATGGTTCTGAAATAGGAATGAGGGGGGATAAAAAGAAAGGAGGAGATGCTGATATTCGAAGAGACTTTCCGGGAGGATGGAAATCAGACAGTCAAAATGCTTTTAATCCTTCAACTCAAACGGAAAAGCAAAAGGAATTCTACACTTTTACCCAAAAACTTCTGAACTGGAGAAAAGGGAAAGAGGTTATTCATACGGGAAAAACCAAAAATTATATTCCCCAAGACAATGTTTTCGTATATTTCAGGTATAATGAAAAAGACAGTGTTATGGTTGTTTTAAATAATAATAAAAAAGAGCAGGTTTTGGATTTAAAACGATTTGCTGAATCTATAGGCACCATTAAAAAGGGAAAAGATATCATTTCAGGGAAGGAATTTTCATTACAGAACACCATCACCATACCTGCAAAAACATCGCTGGTGATTGAATTGCAAAAATAA
- a CDS encoding nuclear transport factor 2 family protein — protein MKKITIIYTLVLLVFAINYSSAQSKFEKDKAEIGTMLDGFNVAAAKADYTAYFNYFADESTFIGTDATEVWDKKAFMIWAKPYFDKKKTWNFTALKRNVYFSKDGKLAWFDELLDTQMKICRGSGVVEKINGSWKVKQYVLSVTVPNDVIDKVVAEKAPIEDVLLQQLKTK, from the coding sequence ATGAAAAAAATAACAATAATTTATACGCTGGTACTCCTGGTGTTTGCTATCAACTATTCTTCAGCGCAGTCTAAATTCGAGAAAGATAAAGCTGAGATCGGAACCATGCTCGACGGATTCAATGTTGCTGCTGCCAAAGCAGATTATACTGCATATTTTAATTATTTTGCTGATGAGTCTACATTCATCGGGACTGATGCTACAGAAGTTTGGGATAAGAAAGCTTTTATGATTTGGGCTAAGCCGTATTTTGATAAAAAGAAGACCTGGAATTTTACTGCTTTGAAAAGAAATGTGTATTTCAGTAAAGACGGTAAACTAGCCTGGTTCGATGAATTACTGGATACCCAGATGAAAATCTGTCGTGGTTCCGGTGTAGTGGAAAAAATAAACGGAAGCTGGAAAGTAAAACAATATGTCCTTTCCGTAACGGTTCCAAATGATGTAATAGATAAAGTGGTGGCTGAAAAGGCACCGATTGAGGATGTGCTTTTGCAGCAATTGAAAACCAAATAA
- a CDS encoding MFS transporter, producing MAKKVKPNLSMAQIINMSMGFLGIQMAFGLQNGNASRILANFGADVHELSWFWLVAPVTGLIVQPIIGHMGDNTWSPLGRRKPYFLIGAILCAIGLVLLPNAASATHMMAANVLLLAVIFLAMMDASINVAMEPFRALVGDMLPKHQGTIGFSVQTILIGIGAVIGSYLPSLLTKLGVSNEAPTGFVGNNVIYSFYVGAILLLITILYTILTTKEYSPKEFAEFADGKEVVEESSKFSDIFKDFASIPKQMKRLGIVQFFSWFALFTMWVFTTSAIATHHFGLSPENTHSKEFNNAGDLQNELFAVYNFCAIPFAFLLTPIAKWIGKKQTHALALTCGGLGLISMYLIKDTNHLWISMVGLGFAWASILAMPYAMLIEVIPQRKMGVYMGIFNFFIVIPQIINGLFGGPIVSGFFGNYAIGYVVVGGVCMLLGAVLTMIFIKSEDETPKEIEEEIQQVHF from the coding sequence ATGGCTAAAAAAGTAAAACCGAATCTTTCCATGGCTCAGATCATCAATATGAGTATGGGATTTTTAGGGATTCAGATGGCTTTTGGTTTACAAAACGGAAATGCCAGCCGGATTCTTGCCAACTTTGGAGCAGATGTTCACGAGCTTTCCTGGTTTTGGTTGGTCGCTCCCGTTACCGGATTGATTGTTCAGCCTATTATCGGTCACATGGGGGATAATACCTGGAGCCCATTGGGAAGAAGGAAGCCTTACTTCTTAATAGGAGCCATTTTGTGCGCAATAGGCCTGGTACTACTTCCCAATGCTGCTTCCGCAACCCATATGATGGCAGCAAATGTCTTATTATTAGCTGTGATATTTTTGGCCATGATGGATGCATCCATCAATGTTGCAATGGAACCGTTCCGTGCGTTGGTAGGGGATATGCTTCCAAAACATCAGGGAACAATTGGATTTTCAGTTCAAACAATATTGATAGGTATTGGAGCAGTTATTGGTTCTTATTTGCCAAGTTTACTTACTAAACTAGGGGTATCTAATGAGGCTCCTACTGGCTTTGTGGGTAATAATGTTATTTACTCTTTTTATGTAGGGGCAATATTATTGTTGATAACGATACTTTATACAATTTTAACAACTAAGGAGTATTCTCCAAAAGAGTTTGCAGAATTTGCAGATGGAAAGGAAGTCGTGGAAGAATCATCTAAGTTTAGTGATATTTTTAAAGACTTTGCTAGTATCCCAAAGCAAATGAAGAGATTAGGGATTGTTCAGTTTTTTTCTTGGTTTGCTCTTTTTACAATGTGGGTGTTTACAACAAGTGCCATAGCTACTCATCATTTTGGACTTTCTCCAGAAAATACACATTCCAAGGAATTTAATAATGCTGGTGATTTGCAAAATGAATTGTTTGCAGTATATAACTTTTGTGCTATTCCTTTTGCTTTTTTACTGACTCCCATTGCAAAATGGATTGGAAAGAAACAAACGCATGCTTTGGCTCTAACTTGTGGAGGATTAGGATTAATCTCCATGTACCTTATTAAGGATACAAATCATCTATGGATATCAATGGTTGGATTAGGTTTTGCTTGGGCGAGTATTTTAGCGATGCCTTATGCCATGTTAATAGAAGTGATTCCTCAAAGAAAGATGGGAGTATACATGGGAATCTTTAATTTCTTTATTGTAATTCCTCAGATTATCAACGGTCTTTTTGGTGGGCCTATTGTAAGCGGATTCTTTGGGAATTATGCAATTGGGTATGTTGTTGTAGGAGGTGTTTGTATGTTGCTTGGAGCCGTCCTTACAATGATTTTTATTAAATCAGAAGATGAAACACCTAAAGAAATTGAAGAAGAAATTCAACAGGTCCATTTTTAA
- a CDS encoding GMC family oxidoreductase — translation MYDIIIIGSGAGGATMAYRLADSGKKIVVIERGDYVPVEKENWDSIEVFEKNRYTTTDLWLDKHGKPFRPGMHYNVGGNTKFYGAALFRLREEDFKEIKHYGGTSPAWPIQYEDLKDYYLEAEKLFHVHGKRGSDPTEPYDAEPYPYPPLPHEPRIQEIVDELTDYGLHPFELPIGVNFEPHKTANTPYVLDRFDGFPDAAERKGDAHLCSLSKALEYPNVELMTNTKVIRLNTNNTGTRISEVVIEQNGQIKTLTSDLVILSAGAINSAAILLESKSERFPTGLANTSDQVGRNYMFHQNTALVALYTEPNPTKFGKTFGVNDFYHANRGYEFPLGHIQMLGKSDEYQIRADSPVAAPGFTFELMARHAVDFWLTSEDLPDPENRVTVENGQIRIAYSENNQKGHEFLKAELIKALKASGKFESFLFKGFYFSKGMDIASPAHQNGTTKMGTDPGTSVVDIYCKSHDLENLYIVDGGFFVSSGAVNPALTIIAMALRVGDHIKAKLM, via the coding sequence ATGTACGATATCATCATTATAGGAAGTGGAGCCGGAGGTGCAACAATGGCTTACCGATTGGCCGATAGCGGCAAAAAAATTGTGGTTATTGAAAGAGGAGATTATGTGCCCGTTGAAAAAGAGAATTGGGATTCCATAGAGGTTTTTGAAAAGAACAGATATACAACAACCGATTTATGGCTGGATAAACATGGGAAGCCATTTCGTCCCGGTATGCATTATAATGTAGGTGGAAATACCAAATTTTATGGAGCTGCTTTATTTCGTTTAAGGGAGGAAGATTTTAAAGAAATAAAACATTATGGCGGAACTTCACCAGCTTGGCCTATTCAATATGAAGATTTAAAGGATTACTATCTGGAAGCTGAAAAGCTTTTCCATGTTCATGGTAAAAGAGGATCTGATCCTACGGAACCTTATGATGCAGAACCTTATCCATACCCGCCTTTGCCCCATGAGCCAAGGATACAGGAAATTGTTGATGAACTCACCGATTATGGACTGCATCCTTTTGAATTACCCATAGGAGTTAACTTTGAACCTCATAAAACAGCTAATACGCCTTATGTGCTGGACCGTTTTGATGGTTTTCCTGATGCCGCCGAAAGAAAAGGAGATGCGCACTTATGTTCATTGTCAAAAGCGCTTGAGTATCCCAACGTGGAATTGATGACGAATACAAAAGTCATTAGATTGAATACCAATAATACCGGAACCAGGATTTCAGAAGTTGTTATAGAACAAAATGGACAGATAAAAACCCTTACATCAGATCTTGTTATTCTTTCAGCAGGAGCTATCAATTCTGCGGCTATATTGCTTGAAAGTAAAAGTGAACGATTTCCTACAGGGCTCGCCAATACTTCGGATCAGGTCGGAAGAAACTACATGTTCCACCAGAATACAGCTCTTGTTGCGTTGTACACAGAACCTAATCCTACAAAATTCGGTAAAACATTCGGTGTGAATGACTTCTACCATGCTAACCGTGGATATGAGTTTCCTCTTGGACATATTCAGATGTTGGGAAAATCAGATGAGTATCAGATCAGAGCCGATAGTCCTGTTGCAGCTCCCGGTTTTACGTTTGAATTGATGGCCAGACACGCCGTAGATTTTTGGCTGACTTCAGAAGATTTGCCGGATCCTGAAAATAGGGTTACTGTAGAAAACGGACAAATCAGGATTGCCTATTCTGAAAACAATCAAAAGGGACACGAATTTTTAAAGGCTGAGCTGATCAAAGCTTTAAAAGCATCAGGTAAATTTGAGAGCTTTTTATTCAAAGGTTTCTATTTTAGTAAAGGGATGGACATTGCTTCTCCGGCTCATCAGAACGGAACGACAAAAATGGGAACCGATCCGGGGACGTCGGTTGTAGATATCTACTGCAAAAGTCACGATTTAGAAAATCTGTATATCGTAGACGGAGGATTTTTTGTTTCCAGTGGTGCTGTAAATCCGGCTCTTACTATTATTGCGATGGCTTTACGTGTTGGGGATCATATAAAGGCTAAATTAATGTAA
- a CDS encoding MFS transporter, with the protein MNSKTVTIIVVYILAFLTGVNFVVFPALGTVFTDPSLFTLTSSQFGNLFIPQVICIIVACFGAPFLINKTGPKPVLVCGLLLMIISTGCLWMLHYFMANKTLVFPVLMVLVAFMGAGFGLSITTLNPLAASLFDDNRSSAILILQFLVGLGTSTSPLMMNLIGDVKNWKYVPGSIFIMVSVAFVMFLFLKIQKGTLFQLPNHFKIPGKLWIFFITIILYGCIEGTFGSFGGIILKNQGLDNSKASLGLSLFWGGIAINRLLFGIFSKKFNISYVFLISPLFVAGFLTLMVVDPDINILLLLMFFIGLFMGSIFPGSIGWGTVEFPMFSVLVSGFLMAANQIGTGVVTNVLGSFSNYTSAILESLIALMLIIFALLFYLKRNSKIKEAF; encoded by the coding sequence ATGAATTCTAAAACAGTCACCATCATTGTCGTTTATATTTTAGCATTTTTAACGGGAGTTAATTTTGTGGTGTTTCCAGCATTGGGAACTGTTTTTACAGACCCTTCATTATTTACACTTACTTCATCACAATTTGGAAATCTTTTTATCCCTCAGGTTATATGTATTATAGTTGCCTGCTTCGGAGCACCGTTCCTGATTAATAAAACAGGACCTAAGCCGGTTCTGGTTTGTGGGCTTTTGCTGATGATTATATCTACAGGTTGTTTGTGGATGCTCCATTATTTTATGGCGAATAAAACTCTGGTGTTTCCGGTATTGATGGTTTTAGTAGCCTTTATGGGAGCCGGATTCGGACTTTCTATTACCACTTTGAATCCATTGGCTGCAAGCCTGTTTGATGATAACAGGTCTTCTGCAATTTTAATTTTACAGTTTCTGGTAGGGTTGGGGACATCTACTTCTCCTTTAATGATGAATCTGATAGGTGATGTGAAAAACTGGAAATATGTTCCCGGAAGTATATTTATAATGGTATCCGTTGCCTTTGTTATGTTTTTATTTTTAAAAATACAAAAAGGAACATTGTTCCAGCTTCCTAATCATTTTAAAATCCCTGGAAAATTATGGATCTTTTTTATCACCATTATTTTGTACGGCTGTATCGAAGGAACATTTGGGAGCTTTGGAGGAATAATACTCAAAAATCAAGGATTGGATAACAGCAAAGCCAGTCTTGGGCTTTCTTTATTTTGGGGTGGCATTGCTATAAACCGCCTGCTGTTTGGGATTTTCTCAAAGAAATTTAATATATCATATGTCTTTCTGATATCACCATTGTTTGTTGCCGGATTTCTTACCCTGATGGTAGTTGATCCTGATATAAATATCCTTTTATTGCTGATGTTTTTCATTGGTCTTTTTATGGGAAGTATCTTTCCCGGATCTATAGGTTGGGGAACAGTAGAGTTTCCGATGTTTTCGGTTTTGGTATCTGGCTTTTTGATGGCGGCCAATCAAATAGGGACAGGGGTTGTAACGAATGTTTTGGGCAGTTTTTCCAATTATACTTCTGCAATTTTAGAATCTCTGATTGCGCTTATGCTGATTATTTTCGCTTTACTTTTCTATCTTAAACGAAATTCCAAAATTAAGGAGGCTTTTTAA
- a CDS encoding NAD(P)H-dependent oxidoreductase — protein MANILNIKTSIVGENSISNHLSQTVINQLLDKNPGSTVVVRDLGLNPIPHLEIHHFSASRIPDEEKNDEQKEASKYSNEALKEVQDSDIIVIGVPFYNFSFPSTLKSWIDSISVAGKTFSYIDGVPTGLLQNKKIYLNFASGGVYENGLIENMETYLKTLFGFIGITDIKVFKSQGTMVPQLKETNLSKVIAEIEELV, from the coding sequence ATGGCTAACATTTTAAATATCAAAACAAGTATTGTAGGAGAAAATTCTATAAGCAATCATTTATCTCAGACTGTTATCAATCAATTGCTGGATAAAAATCCCGGGAGCACGGTTGTTGTCCGTGATCTTGGTTTAAATCCTATCCCCCATCTGGAGATTCATCATTTTAGTGCTTCAAGAATTCCGGATGAGGAAAAGAATGATGAACAGAAAGAAGCTTCAAAATATTCTAACGAAGCATTAAAAGAAGTTCAGGATTCAGATATTATTGTTATAGGAGTTCCTTTTTATAATTTCAGTTTTCCGTCAACTTTAAAATCCTGGATCGATAGCATATCTGTTGCAGGTAAAACATTTTCTTATATTGACGGGGTTCCAACAGGTCTTCTGCAAAATAAAAAAATATACCTGAATTTCGCATCTGGAGGTGTGTATGAAAATGGACTTATTGAAAATATGGAAACCTACTTAAAAACCTTATTCGGTTTCATCGGTATTACGGATATCAAAGTTTTCAAATCTCAGGGAACCATGGTTCCACAGTTGAAAGAAACAAATTTATCAAAAGTAATTGCTGAGATTGAAGAACTGGTATAA
- a CDS encoding helix-turn-helix domain-containing protein, producing the protein MEKQHNHKDCTKALKPVQDTLDVINGKWKLQIIISLNAGNKRFTEIERSIPKLTSKVLAKELKELEQNGLLERVVKDTYPVSIEYLPTEYTKTLHPVVESLGNWGKNHRQHIFGTTIEEEAKNDDVAE; encoded by the coding sequence ATGGAAAAACAACATAATCATAAAGATTGTACAAAGGCTCTTAAACCTGTTCAGGATACATTGGATGTCATTAATGGGAAATGGAAATTACAGATCATCATTTCTTTGAATGCCGGAAATAAGCGTTTCACAGAGATTGAACGTAGCATTCCCAAGCTTACTTCGAAAGTTTTAGCCAAAGAATTAAAGGAATTAGAACAAAATGGTTTGCTTGAAAGGGTTGTGAAGGATACATATCCTGTTTCTATTGAATACTTACCGACGGAATATACAAAAACACTTCATCCTGTGGTAGAATCATTGGGAAATTGGGGTAAAAATCACCGTCAGCATATCTTTGGGACAACAATTGAAGAAGAGGCGAAGAATGACGATGTGGCTGAATAG